Proteins found in one Vigna radiata var. radiata cultivar VC1973A unplaced genomic scaffold, Vradiata_ver6 scaffold_83, whole genome shotgun sequence genomic segment:
- the LOC106754069 gene encoding uncharacterized protein LOC106754069, with product MESEIQRKIEETVLDILNKSNMEEATEFGIRLAASERLGIDLSDSISKHFVRSIVESYLLSIMANGKAEKKENVVSVDEETEVVKLKREDPERIICHLSNRRNVSVKAFRGTSLVSIREFYMKDGKLLPGCKGISLPSEQWSIFKESVPAIEEAILKMEGRMRLEVNGKQHEDGSKSVVAAAPLEPVVPVPPLEPIVPIEVVRFDGKNFHFWAQQMKSLLKQLKIEHVLIEPCPNAALGEGAKAEDIAAAKAAERRWLNDDVVCCRNILSHLSDPLFNQYVNRKMSSKELWEELKMVYLYEEFGTKRSQVKKYIEFQIVDEKTVIEQVRDLNGIADSIAASGIIIDDNFHVSVIISKLPPSWKNFCIRLLREEYLPFWKLMECIQVEEEFRCGVQRGGEHSYSMGFHPGSRGGGQRSVDYKPPGIWRNRP from the exons ATGGaatcagaaattcaaagaaaaatagaggaaaCAGTCTTGGACATACTGAACAAATCCAACATGGAAGAAGCCACCGAGTTCGGCATACGACTCGCTGCCTCGGAGAGACTCGGTATCGACCTCTCCGACTCCATCAGTAAACACTTTGTTAGAAGCATAGTTGAGTCGTATCTTCTCTCCATTATGGCCAATGGAAAGGcggagaagaaggaaaatgtaGTCAGTGTCGATGAGGAGACGGAGGTGGTGAAACTGAAGAGGGAAGATCCTGAACGTATTATTTGTCAT CTGTCGAATAGGAGGAACGTATCCGTGAAAGCATTCAGAGGGACGTCACTAGTCTCAATTAGGGAGTTCTATATGAAAGATGGAAAACTACTTCCTGGTTGTAAAG GTATTAGTTTACCTTCTGAGCAATGGTCAATCTTCAAGGAGAGTGTTCCTGCAATAGAAGAAGCTATCTTAAAGATGGAAGGAAGGATGAG ATTGGAGGTTAATGGTAAGCAACATGAAGATGGGTCAAAATCGGTTGTCGCGGCTGCTCCTCTTGAGCCTGTTGTCCCTGTTCCTCCACTTGAGCCTATAGTCCCTATTGAAGTTGTCCGTTTTGATGGGAAGAATTTCCATTTCTGGGCTCAGCAGATGAAATCACTATTGAAACAATTAAAGATTGAACATGTACTAATTGAACCATGCCCGAATGCTGCATTAGGGGAAGGTGCAAAGGCCGAAGACATTGCTGCAGCCAAGGCTGCAGAAAGGAGATGGTTAAATGATGATGTAGTGTGTTGCCGCAATATCTTGAGCCATTTATCTGATCCTCTTTTCAACCAGTATGTGAACAGAAAAATGAGCAGCAAGGAATTATGGGAAGAGCTAAAAATGGTTTATCTGTATGAGGAATTTGGAACCAAGAGATCTCAAGTGAAAAAGTATATTGAATTTCAGATAGTTGATGAAAAAACAGTGATTGAGCAAGTCCGAGACCTAAATGGCATTGCAGATTCTATTGCTGCTTCTGGAATAATCATTGACGATAACTTTCATGTTAGTGTCATCATTTCAAAGCTTCCACCATCCTGGAAGAACTTCTGCATCAGGTTATTGCGTGAGGAATATTTACCTTTCTGGAAGTTAATGGAATGTATACAGGTAGAGGAAGAATTTCGGTGTGGAGTACAACGAGGGGGTGAACATTCTTACAGTATGGGATTTCACCCGGGCAGTAGAGGTGGTGGACAGAGGAGCGTTGACTATAAGCCACCAGGAATCTGGAGGAATAGGCCATAA